In one Thermodesulfobacteriota bacterium genomic region, the following are encoded:
- a CDS encoding cysteine hydrolase, translating to SANLCTESHMRELVENGFEVSVVKDATAAAILPGINGYEAALTNFRMIASHVFTTKEVLERLK from the coding sequence GTCTGCTAACTTATGTACAGAATCACACATGAGAGAATTAGTAGAAAATGGCTTTGAAGTTTCAGTAGTAAAAGATGCAACAGCAGCAGCAATATTACCGGGTATAAACGGTTATGAGGCAGCTCTTACTAATTTTAGAATGATAGCAAGCCATGTGTTTACTACCAAAGAAGTATTAGAGCGTTTGAAATAA